Proteins encoded together in one Oceanobacillus iheyensis HTE831 window:
- the kynB gene encoding arylformamidase, with translation MGVWIDISQPINNNLACWPGDQSFHFHTPVTKEMTGSVNIGRITTSTHVGTHADAPYHFMEDGKRILDLEIDRYIGPCKVIDLSAFDEIDETALKSKVKEDTERLLIRTSLPNNPEQFPTDVTPITSDGAAYMHFLGVKLVGVDTPSVDPLSSKELVGHHALFKHDINILENVMLDQVVEGDYEMIALPLPLQDADGSLVRAVIKPINGGNHDAK, from the coding sequence ATGGGTGTATGGATTGATATTTCGCAACCGATAAATAATAATTTAGCTTGTTGGCCGGGGGATCAATCATTTCATTTTCATACACCGGTAACGAAGGAAATGACCGGTTCTGTGAATATTGGAAGGATCACGACGAGCACGCATGTGGGGACCCATGCGGATGCTCCTTATCATTTTATGGAAGATGGAAAACGGATTCTTGACCTGGAAATCGATCGGTATATTGGTCCTTGTAAAGTAATAGACCTCAGTGCATTTGACGAAATAGATGAAACAGCTTTAAAAAGTAAAGTGAAAGAAGATACAGAACGATTATTAATCCGGACATCACTGCCGAATAATCCGGAACAATTTCCGACTGATGTCACGCCAATTACATCGGACGGCGCTGCTTACATGCATTTTCTTGGAGTTAAACTGGTCGGTGTCGATACCCCTTCGGTAGATCCGCTTTCAAGTAAGGAGCTAGTTGGACATCATGCACTTTTCAAGCATGACATTAACATTTTAGAAAATGTCATGCTTGATCAGGTGGTTGAAGGCGACTATGAAATGATTGCTCTGCCACTCCCGCTTCAGGATGCTGACGGAAGTCTGGTTAGGGCTGTGATTAAACCAATAAATGGAGGAAATCACGATGCAAAATAA